Proteins encoded together in one Streptomyces umbrinus window:
- the galE gene encoding UDP-glucose 4-epimerase GalE produces the protein MTWLITGGAGYIGAHVVRALTEAGERAVVYDDLSTGIAERVPDGVPLVVGSTLDGERVARALKDHSVTGVVHLAAKKQVGESVDLPLHYYRENVEGLRVLLQAVTAAAVPSFVFSSSAAVYGMPSAAREGALVTEETPCVPMSPYGETKLAGEWLVRATGRAHGLSTASLRYFNVAGAAAPELADTGVFNLIPMVFEKLTEGVPPRVFGDDYPTPDGTCVRDYIHVADLAEAHVAAARRLAAAPGTDLTLNIGRGEGVSVREMIDRINEVTGHTLAPAVTPRRPGDPPRVVASADRIAAELAWKAKYDVHDMITSAWEGWVRLHPEARRG, from the coding sequence GGCCGGCTACATCGGGGCGCACGTCGTCCGTGCGTTGACCGAGGCGGGCGAACGGGCCGTGGTGTACGACGACCTGTCCACCGGGATCGCCGAGCGCGTGCCCGACGGGGTGCCACTGGTCGTCGGCTCGACCCTGGACGGGGAGCGGGTGGCCCGCGCGCTCAAGGACCACTCGGTCACGGGCGTCGTCCACCTGGCGGCGAAGAAACAGGTCGGCGAGTCCGTGGACCTGCCGCTGCACTACTACCGCGAGAACGTCGAGGGACTGCGGGTCCTGCTGCAGGCGGTCACGGCCGCCGCGGTGCCGTCCTTCGTGTTCTCGTCCTCCGCGGCGGTGTACGGCATGCCGTCCGCCGCGCGAGAAGGGGCCCTCGTGACCGAGGAGACGCCCTGTGTGCCGATGAGCCCGTACGGCGAGACCAAGCTGGCGGGCGAGTGGCTGGTCCGCGCCACAGGCCGCGCCCACGGGCTGTCGACGGCTTCCCTGCGCTACTTCAACGTGGCGGGTGCCGCGGCGCCCGAGCTGGCCGACACGGGCGTCTTCAACCTGATCCCCATGGTCTTCGAGAAGCTCACGGAAGGCGTGCCCCCGCGCGTCTTCGGCGACGACTACCCGACCCCTGACGGCACCTGCGTCCGCGACTACATCCACGTCGCCGACCTGGCGGAGGCCCATGTGGCGGCCGCCCGCCGGCTGGCCGCCGCTCCCGGCACGGACCTGACGCTCAACATCGGCCGCGGTGAGGGCGTCTCGGTCCGCGAGATGATCGACCGGATCAACGAGGTCACCGGCCACACGCTCGCCCCGGCCGTCACCCCGCGCCGCCCCGGCGACCCGCCCCGCGTCGTCGCCTCCGCCGACCGCATCGCCGCGGAACTGGCCTGGAAGGCCAAGTACGACGTCCACGACATGATCACGTCGGCCTGGGAAGGGTGGGTACGGCTCCACCCC